In the genome of Paenibacillus pabuli, one region contains:
- the ggt gene encoding gamma-glutamyltransferase — translation MVPQVTGTQTMVVSPHSLASAAGSRILQQGGNAFDAAVAVSACLAVVYPHMTGLGGDSFWLTYSTEERKVRAYNASGRSGSRITAACFAGESAIPQRGPRSVITVPGMVDGWDVILQEYGSKTLAEVLEPAIRYALEGFPLSPDQHVNTAERFDVLAAYPQTAAIYLPGGKVPEQGSRFVQSALGSSLLQVADQGRDVFYSGSVGQEIVRSLKEQGGLLTLEDFARHRGEWVEPIKGSYRGLDLYQVPPNSQGFTGIMALQILEQFDFEGIEHGSYEYYHLLVEALKLSFRDRDRYLTDPQFSPIPLDRLLSKSYAAKLAACIDMERALPMDTQPVGHDTAYAAVVDSEGNAVSFIQSLYFEFGSAVVGGDTGILLQNRGSFFSLDPSHVNRLEPDKRTFHTLMPAMACRDGKPYILYGTQGGEGQPQTQTALLTRMVDYGMTPQTAVREPRWVWGRTWGDATQELRVEGRIATEVQQRLRLAGHEIHTVEDFARVMGHAHAIMIDDNGFLLGGTDPRCDGAAIGW, via the coding sequence ATGGTTCCACAAGTCACAGGCACACAGACGATGGTAGTCAGCCCTCATTCTTTGGCCAGCGCGGCAGGATCGCGTATTTTGCAGCAGGGAGGTAATGCTTTTGATGCCGCCGTGGCAGTGAGCGCCTGTCTTGCCGTCGTATACCCACATATGACGGGACTGGGAGGCGATTCCTTCTGGCTGACCTATAGCACCGAAGAGAGAAAAGTCAGGGCCTATAACGCGAGCGGACGTTCGGGCAGTCGGATTACCGCGGCCTGCTTTGCCGGCGAATCAGCCATCCCGCAGCGGGGACCCCGAAGCGTCATTACCGTGCCGGGTATGGTGGACGGCTGGGATGTCATATTACAGGAATATGGTTCGAAGACGCTGGCAGAAGTGCTTGAGCCCGCGATCCGTTATGCGCTGGAAGGCTTCCCGCTGTCGCCGGACCAGCATGTCAATACGGCTGAGCGTTTCGATGTGCTGGCAGCTTATCCACAGACTGCCGCCATCTATCTGCCTGGAGGCAAGGTCCCCGAGCAAGGCAGCCGCTTTGTGCAGTCTGCTTTGGGAAGCAGCCTGCTCCAGGTTGCGGATCAGGGTCGAGATGTATTTTATTCAGGCAGTGTTGGTCAGGAGATTGTTCGCTCACTTAAGGAGCAGGGAGGTCTACTGACACTGGAGGACTTTGCGAGACACAGAGGTGAATGGGTGGAGCCGATCAAAGGGAGTTACCGAGGGCTTGATCTTTATCAGGTCCCGCCGAATTCACAGGGCTTTACCGGTATAATGGCGCTTCAAATACTAGAACAGTTTGATTTTGAGGGTATAGAGCATGGTTCCTATGAGTACTATCACCTGCTCGTGGAGGCGCTGAAGCTGAGCTTCCGTGACCGCGATCGTTATTTGACAGACCCACAATTTTCCCCCATTCCCCTAGACCGGCTGCTATCCAAATCCTATGCTGCGAAGCTGGCGGCCTGCATCGATATGGAGCGAGCTCTCCCGATGGATACCCAGCCGGTAGGTCATGATACGGCATATGCGGCGGTAGTAGACAGTGAGGGTAATGCTGTGTCATTTATTCAAAGTCTCTATTTTGAGTTCGGCTCGGCTGTGGTTGGGGGAGACACCGGTATATTGCTGCAGAACCGAGGCTCGTTCTTCTCCCTTGATCCGTCGCATGTGAACAGGCTGGAACCGGACAAAAGAACCTTTCATACGCTGATGCCGGCGATGGCTTGCCGTGATGGGAAGCCGTATATTTTGTACGGTACCCAGGGAGGAGAAGGTCAGCCCCAGACCCAGACCGCGCTGCTGACCCGGATGGTGGATTATGGTATGACCCCCCAGACCGCTGTGCGTGAACCCCGGTGGGTGTGGGGAAGAACATGGGGAGATGCAACGCAAGAATTGAGAGTGGAGGGCCGAATCGCGACAGAAGTGCAGCAGCGTTTACGACTCGCCGGACACGAGATACACACCGTTGAAGATTTTGCTAGAGTGATGGGACATGCGCATGCCATTATGATCGATGACAATGGCTTCCTGCTCGGGGGCACAGACCCCCGCTGCGATGGTGCGGCTATCGGATGGTAA
- a CDS encoding amidohydrolase family protein produces MSAGLRFINVRLPHREDLGLYELKAEAGKWISIRRQDRFLDARESGDSRPMVLHQAGSDLKRLADADCIDLQGGMMLPGLVDCHMHLDKAFSLEQVSNRSGTLHEAILNYSQAVQTFSKEQLAERMLTAARMALSYGTTTIRSHLDFPVHLGREVAFRTIEAALEVREKLKGRMAIQYALMVPFRGNHEAADEAIEEALRMGIDVLGGAPHLADDSEREISRIFRLAERFGVPIDLHADESDNPGKKTVLSIAEHTIRYGYQGRVTADHLCSLSAMTEKDAEHVMAKMKEAGLNAVTLPAVNLYLQGREDRGLVRRGTTRIRELLAEGIPLAAASDNIQDPFHPFGRGDLIQIAQITSYAAHMGSERDFVQLLRMITDIPAEITGCDEYGIEEGHECNFVVTDASDVTQLLSGTKMSRWVYASGRWQSALHTAQTFASELVT; encoded by the coding sequence ATGAGTGCAGGGCTGCGTTTCATTAATGTACGCCTTCCGCACCGGGAAGACCTTGGTCTTTATGAACTAAAGGCGGAGGCCGGAAAATGGATTAGCATCCGTCGGCAGGATCGCTTCCTAGATGCACGGGAAAGTGGTGATTCCCGTCCGATGGTCCTGCATCAGGCAGGATCGGATCTGAAACGGCTCGCAGACGCAGATTGCATCGATCTGCAGGGCGGCATGATGCTTCCTGGCCTGGTTGACTGTCATATGCATCTGGATAAGGCCTTCTCGCTTGAGCAGGTGTCGAACCGATCCGGCACACTACATGAAGCCATTCTTAATTACAGCCAGGCTGTACAGACATTCAGCAAGGAGCAGTTAGCGGAACGCATGCTGACGGCTGCCAGAATGGCACTAAGCTACGGGACCACGACCATAAGGAGCCACCTCGACTTCCCTGTTCATTTGGGGAGAGAGGTGGCCTTTCGGACAATTGAGGCAGCCTTGGAAGTACGGGAGAAGTTGAAGGGCCGTATGGCTATCCAATATGCGCTCATGGTACCGTTCCGCGGCAATCATGAAGCTGCGGATGAGGCCATCGAGGAAGCACTGCGGATGGGAATTGATGTACTTGGCGGAGCCCCTCATCTGGCAGACGACTCTGAAAGAGAGATTAGCAGGATTTTTCGGTTAGCAGAACGTTTCGGTGTACCCATTGATCTGCATGCAGATGAAAGTGATAATCCCGGAAAAAAAACCGTGCTGAGCATCGCAGAGCATACGATTCGCTACGGTTATCAGGGCAGAGTGACGGCAGATCATCTGTGCTCATTGTCCGCAATGACGGAAAAAGATGCAGAGCATGTGATGGCGAAGATGAAGGAAGCCGGTCTGAACGCGGTGACGCTGCCTGCGGTGAACCTGTATCTTCAGGGACGGGAAGATCGCGGCCTGGTAAGACGGGGCACAACACGCATTCGCGAGCTACTTGCAGAAGGCATTCCGCTTGCTGCGGCCTCCGACAATATTCAAGACCCATTCCATCCGTTCGGTCGCGGGGATCTGATACAGATTGCACAAATCACATCATATGCTGCCCATATGGGCAGTGAACGGGATTTCGTACAGCTGCTGCGGATGATCACGGATATACCTGCTGAAATCACGGGCTGCGACGAGTATGGAATAGAAGAAGGGCATGAGTGCAACTTTGTTGTCACGGATGCTTCGGATGTGACGCAGCTGTTATCAGGTACAAAAATGAGTCGCTGGGTGTATGCCTCCGGCAGATGGCAGTCTGCTTTGCATACCGCTCAGACATTCGCGTCTGAACTGGTAACATGA
- a CDS encoding glycoside hydrolase family 127 protein, protein MTKPDVPSHPQTSSYSHKINDPFWSHYIELVRNVVVPYQWEALNDRIEGAEPSRAIRNFRIAAGDEEGVHYGMVFQDSDVAKWIEAASYLLSAKADPELEILVDSVIETIARAQQSDGYLNTYFTLREPGARWTNLAECHELYCAGHMIEAGVAYYHATGKRTLLDVVIRLADHIGTVFGTEPGQLPGYDGHQEIELALFKLYETTKEEKYLELSRYFLDQRGASPHFFVEEWEQRGRTIHFGELDMVHRHNYSQSHLPIREQSTAEGHAVRLVYMCAAMVDVAAKTEDTPLKEACERLWSNVVSKRMYITGSIGSSAKEEAFTGDYDLPGDTAYAETCASIGLIFWAKRMLQMEQDSRYADVMERALYNTVISGMSLDGQRFFYVNPLEVDPEIQRVNPNYAHVRTRRQGWFGCACCPPNIARLLASLDQYVYTPAVEEATLYVQLYIGGEGEFTLKGRRTALTMASDYTSTGEVKLIVRPDSSEGMEFTIALRKPDWCKFPELWINGEKSKQDELIFKYGYIKVTRSWKAGDEIKLHFPTELLRMKGHDHIKATFGKVAIQRGPFMYCLEEVDNGRGLHRIQLPRDAEFHIGSGERMPLGVPALTTIGQRIVSQEDWGIHLYRSDVHWDTQPAELRFIPYFTWANRDEGEMSVWIRESE, encoded by the coding sequence ATGACAAAACCAGACGTCCCAAGCCATCCACAAACATCAAGTTATAGCCATAAAATCAATGATCCATTCTGGTCGCATTATATTGAACTGGTCCGCAACGTGGTTGTTCCTTATCAATGGGAAGCCCTCAATGACCGTATCGAAGGAGCTGAACCAAGTCGGGCTATTCGGAATTTTCGTATTGCTGCAGGGGATGAAGAGGGCGTTCATTATGGCATGGTATTTCAGGATAGCGATGTTGCGAAATGGATTGAAGCAGCTTCGTACCTGCTCTCTGCGAAGGCCGACCCGGAACTTGAAATCCTCGTGGATTCCGTTATTGAGACCATAGCTCGGGCACAGCAATCCGATGGATATTTGAACACGTACTTTACCCTGCGTGAACCTGGCGCGCGCTGGACGAACCTCGCTGAGTGTCATGAACTCTATTGTGCAGGACATATGATTGAGGCTGGTGTGGCGTACTATCATGCCACGGGCAAGCGCACGCTGCTGGATGTGGTTATACGCCTGGCGGATCATATAGGCACCGTGTTTGGTACAGAGCCGGGACAATTGCCAGGTTATGATGGGCATCAGGAGATTGAACTTGCACTCTTCAAATTGTATGAGACGACAAAGGAAGAGAAATATCTGGAACTGAGCCGTTATTTTCTGGATCAGCGGGGAGCGAGTCCGCATTTTTTTGTAGAAGAATGGGAGCAAAGGGGCCGTACCATACATTTTGGAGAGTTGGACATGGTTCACCGTCATAATTACTCCCAGTCCCATCTGCCCATTAGGGAGCAGTCGACAGCAGAAGGCCATGCGGTTCGACTAGTTTACATGTGCGCGGCTATGGTAGATGTAGCTGCGAAGACGGAGGATACACCGCTGAAAGAAGCCTGTGAACGGTTGTGGAGCAACGTCGTAAGCAAGCGAATGTACATTACGGGAAGCATTGGTTCATCAGCCAAAGAAGAAGCATTTACAGGCGATTATGATCTGCCGGGTGATACCGCCTACGCAGAGACCTGTGCCTCGATTGGCCTGATCTTTTGGGCGAAGCGCATGCTGCAGATGGAGCAGGATAGCCGGTACGCAGACGTTATGGAGCGAGCCCTGTACAACACGGTGATTAGTGGAATGTCCCTGGATGGTCAACGATTCTTCTATGTGAATCCGCTTGAAGTCGATCCGGAGATTCAACGTGTGAATCCTAATTATGCCCACGTGCGAACACGCCGACAAGGGTGGTTTGGCTGTGCCTGCTGTCCGCCGAACATTGCACGATTACTGGCCTCATTGGATCAATATGTGTATACCCCAGCTGTGGAAGAGGCTACGTTGTATGTGCAATTGTATATCGGCGGGGAAGGGGAATTCACACTTAAGGGTAGAAGAACAGCGCTAACTATGGCGTCTGACTATACTTCCACCGGAGAAGTGAAGCTGATCGTTCGGCCCGATTCCTCGGAGGGTATGGAGTTTACGATAGCTCTGAGAAAGCCGGACTGGTGCAAGTTTCCCGAGCTGTGGATTAATGGGGAGAAGAGCAAACAGGATGAGTTAATTTTTAAATACGGTTACATTAAGGTGACCCGTTCGTGGAAAGCCGGTGATGAGATTAAACTTCACTTCCCTACGGAGTTGCTTCGGATGAAAGGGCATGATCACATCAAAGCCACTTTCGGAAAAGTAGCCATCCAGCGAGGACCATTTATGTACTGTCTTGAAGAAGTCGACAATGGCCGCGGATTACATCGCATTCAGCTGCCCCGGGATGCCGAGTTTCATATCGGTAGCGGGGAACGGATGCCTCTGGGGGTTCCGGCACTTACAACCATTGGGCAGCGAATCGTATCCCAAGAAGACTGGGGAATACATCTGTATCGCAGTGATGTCCACTGGGATACACAGCCTGCCGAGCTTCGGTTCATTCCTTACTTCACTTGGGCCAATCGGGATGAAGGAGAAATGAGCGTTTGGATTCGGGAGAGCGAATAA
- a CDS encoding carbohydrate ABC transporter permease: MNSRTWAPYGFVLPFILSFLIFFAYPLFRAGMMSFQQVLPGDVQFVGLEHYSKLWNADFRAALWNSTRYTFWTLLLLVPVPMVLAVLLNSSRMMARNLFRSALFIPALTSVVVAGVVFRLIFGELDGALMNSILSVFGIPSQQWLYSSSLAMVALVVLAGWRWMGINMLYFLSALQSIPKDLYEAADIDGAGVMRKFTSITVPMLKPITIYVITITLYGGYAMFTESYMLWAGKPSPQNIGLTMVGYIYQQGFQYFNLGFGAAIGITLLVITLLISMLQLTVLGMFRKED; this comes from the coding sequence ATGAATTCCAGAACATGGGCTCCGTATGGGTTTGTGTTGCCGTTCATCTTGTCATTTCTCATTTTTTTCGCTTATCCGTTGTTTCGAGCCGGCATGATGAGCTTTCAGCAGGTTCTTCCCGGCGATGTTCAGTTTGTGGGGCTGGAGCATTACAGTAAACTCTGGAACGCCGACTTTCGGGCTGCACTGTGGAATAGCACGCGTTATACCTTTTGGACGCTGCTGCTGTTGGTTCCAGTACCCATGGTGCTTGCCGTATTGCTCAATTCCAGTCGTATGATGGCGCGGAACCTGTTTCGCTCGGCCCTGTTTATTCCTGCACTAACTTCGGTTGTTGTAGCTGGGGTTGTATTCCGGCTCATCTTCGGAGAACTCGATGGAGCACTGATGAATTCCATCCTGAGCGTCTTTGGCATTCCAAGCCAGCAGTGGTTATATAGTTCATCACTGGCCATGGTTGCACTGGTCGTACTTGCAGGCTGGCGCTGGATGGGCATTAACATGCTGTACTTTCTCTCCGCGCTGCAGAGCATTCCCAAGGATCTGTATGAGGCCGCAGATATCGATGGTGCTGGAGTGATGAGGAAATTCACGAGTATTACGGTGCCTATGCTTAAGCCAATTACCATCTATGTGATTACGATTACGCTGTATGGGGGGTATGCGATGTTCACGGAGAGCTACATGCTCTGGGCAGGCAAACCCTCTCCGCAAAATATCGGACTGACAATGGTGGGTTATATCTATCAGCAGGGATTCCAATATTTTAATCTCGGATTCGGTGCAGCCATCGGCATCACATTGCTGGTAATCACACTCCTGATCAGCATGCTTCAGCTTACCGTGCTGGGCATGTTCAGGAAGGAGGATTAG
- a CDS encoding ABC transporter substrate-binding protein, translated as MKKMQVWLGVCLLVVVMALSGCSTTKEGSGGTSEEAGSGGVTKLVFWTFVDAHQKFYESMAEQWNQDHPDQQIELEATTIPYDDMHTKLLLALQSGVGAPDLVDIEQSKFPNFMKGVPQLVDLTDLIQPELNNIVQSRVEIYSKDGKYYGIDYHVGATVMYYNRDILDQAGVNADDIKTWSDFEQAGKQVIEKTGKPMITFEGNGNWSWWPAISQQKSDQVDADNNVTVNAPINIATMKFFQKMVQEGVAAVAPGAGHDTEEYFGYMDKGSAAAVFMPFWFMNRFTDHIPDLKGKMIIRPMPAWEEGGNRSAGMGGTATSITNQSGSIELAEQFLAYAKLSKEGNIQIWKQLGFDPIRTDVWTDAAMKESNKYTDYFGDDIFDTLLEVKDEIAPVHIREKSPEVFDAVRNKAMPEIFINLKDPEQVLNDVQAELTQ; from the coding sequence ATGAAAAAAATGCAGGTATGGTTAGGGGTATGTCTTCTTGTGGTAGTGATGGCTCTAAGTGGATGCAGTACTACAAAGGAAGGTTCAGGCGGGACATCTGAAGAGGCAGGAAGCGGAGGAGTGACCAAGCTGGTCTTCTGGACTTTTGTGGATGCCCATCAGAAGTTTTATGAGAGTATGGCAGAGCAGTGGAATCAGGACCATCCTGATCAACAGATTGAACTGGAAGCAACCACGATTCCATATGACGATATGCACACCAAGCTGTTGCTTGCCTTGCAATCCGGTGTGGGCGCACCGGATCTGGTTGATATCGAGCAGAGCAAGTTCCCCAATTTTATGAAAGGTGTGCCGCAGCTGGTCGATCTGACGGACTTGATACAGCCTGAACTGAATAACATTGTCCAATCCCGGGTGGAGATCTATAGCAAGGACGGTAAATACTACGGTATCGATTACCATGTGGGGGCAACCGTCATGTACTACAACCGGGACATTCTGGATCAAGCGGGTGTTAACGCAGATGATATCAAGACTTGGAGCGATTTTGAGCAGGCAGGGAAGCAGGTGATCGAGAAGACAGGCAAACCGATGATCACGTTTGAAGGTAACGGGAACTGGTCCTGGTGGCCGGCCATTAGCCAGCAGAAGTCGGATCAGGTGGATGCCGATAACAACGTAACGGTGAACGCACCCATTAATATTGCAACGATGAAGTTCTTTCAGAAGATGGTTCAAGAAGGGGTTGCTGCTGTCGCGCCCGGTGCGGGGCATGACACGGAAGAATACTTCGGATATATGGATAAGGGGAGTGCAGCAGCAGTGTTTATGCCGTTCTGGTTCATGAACCGGTTTACCGATCATATCCCGGATCTCAAGGGCAAGATGATCATTCGCCCAATGCCGGCCTGGGAAGAGGGTGGTAATCGTTCCGCTGGCATGGGAGGTACAGCAACGTCCATTACCAATCAGTCCGGATCGATTGAACTCGCCGAGCAATTTCTCGCTTATGCCAAACTGTCCAAAGAGGGTAACATTCAGATCTGGAAGCAGCTTGGATTTGACCCGATTCGCACAGATGTATGGACAGATGCAGCCATGAAGGAGTCGAACAAATACACGGATTATTTCGGAGATGATATTTTCGACACCCTGCTCGAAGTGAAGGATGAGATTGCTCCAGTCCACATTCGAGAGAAGTCGCCTGAAGTATTCGATGCGGTGCGTAATAAAGCAATGCCAGAGATCTTCATTAATCTGAAGGATCCTGAACAAGTTTTGAATGACGTGCAGGCAGAATTGACTCAGTAA
- a CDS encoding helix-turn-helix transcriptional regulator has product MNFKYFNLFGGAKLDSPILHFITPPIPYFIDCGRAYYEAGEYHISRSDIGVFDLIVVTRGSLAISENGTEWLLNQGEALVLKPDGHHYGSAACKAETEMIWIHFQTYGSWRESANMDECLANQAELIETHKVSAYLNHCDVCSIFIPKHMHIATKDMELLEHFSQLDQEPQSIRNWKRQATFQQFMQHLDLGLSSLSDVAAIRIAEKVELYIRHNYSLPISNPMLQKELNYHPNYLARSMLKVYGMTPMEYLLHYRIELAKKLLLQTAWSVARIAEEIGFNHVSYFSSCFSKKEGISPSNFRSKFTNSDK; this is encoded by the coding sequence ATGAATTTTAAATATTTCAACCTGTTCGGAGGTGCCAAATTGGACTCGCCCATCCTTCATTTCATCACCCCGCCCATTCCCTATTTTATTGATTGCGGACGTGCTTATTACGAAGCTGGTGAATATCACATTAGCCGCAGTGACATCGGTGTCTTTGATCTAATTGTTGTTACACGCGGTTCACTCGCCATTAGCGAAAACGGGACAGAATGGCTTCTGAACCAAGGAGAAGCACTGGTCCTTAAACCGGATGGACACCATTACGGCAGTGCAGCCTGTAAGGCGGAAACGGAAATGATCTGGATTCATTTTCAAACCTATGGCAGCTGGAGAGAGTCTGCCAACATGGACGAATGCCTCGCCAATCAAGCAGAACTAATCGAGACACATAAGGTGAGCGCATATCTGAACCACTGTGATGTCTGTTCCATCTTCATCCCCAAACATATGCACATTGCAACCAAAGACATGGAACTGCTGGAGCATTTCTCTCAGCTTGATCAGGAGCCCCAGTCCATTCGCAATTGGAAACGACAGGCGACCTTCCAGCAATTTATGCAGCATCTGGATCTTGGGCTGTCCTCACTGTCCGACGTTGCTGCCATCCGGATTGCAGAGAAAGTTGAACTCTACATCCGCCACAATTACTCGCTACCGATCTCCAATCCGATGCTGCAAAAGGAACTCAACTACCATCCAAACTATCTTGCACGCAGCATGCTGAAAGTGTATGGCATGACCCCCATGGAATATCTGCTGCATTACAGAATCGAACTGGCCAAAAAGCTGCTGCTTCAAACCGCCTGGTCCGTTGCTCGCATCGCCGAAGAAATCGGATTTAATCATGTATCCTACTTCTCTTCCTGTTTCTCGAAAAAAGAGGGCATCTCTCCTTCCAACTTCCGCAGCAAGTTTACCAACTCAGATAAATAA
- a CDS encoding carbohydrate ABC transporter permease yields METRKNKINTASLLLLVLFAALAVLMLFPLYALILASLKPAAELFRYGLNVRWDWALMSLDNYKTIFAGSGAAGHYFTWYKNSLVITALFTVLSLLFSSMVGYGLGVYRFRGQTLIFTLVLVVMMIPMEIIILPLYELTIKLKLINTVWGVILPFVVAPLPIFFFRQFAQGLPKDFMDAGRIDGCAESGIFFRIMVPLMAPAYGAIAILQAMNSWNNFLWPLIVLRTTEQFTLPIGLASFVSPLGNHYEELISGAVLAIVPILILFLFFQRYFISGLTVGGVKG; encoded by the coding sequence ATGGAGACACGAAAAAATAAAATTAATACTGCTTCACTTTTGTTACTGGTATTGTTTGCGGCGTTGGCTGTCTTGATGCTGTTTCCTCTGTATGCACTAATACTTGCCTCACTGAAGCCAGCTGCCGAATTGTTCCGGTACGGCCTCAACGTTCGTTGGGATTGGGCCTTAATGAGCCTGGACAATTATAAGACGATTTTTGCCGGATCGGGAGCGGCAGGCCACTATTTCACGTGGTACAAAAACAGTCTGGTCATCACCGCGTTGTTCACCGTACTGAGCCTGTTGTTTTCGTCCATGGTCGGTTACGGACTGGGAGTATACCGGTTCAGAGGACAGACTCTAATCTTCACTCTCGTGCTGGTTGTGATGATGATTCCAATGGAAATTATTATCCTGCCCCTGTATGAATTGACAATTAAACTGAAGCTGATCAATACAGTATGGGGCGTTATTCTGCCTTTTGTGGTAGCGCCTTTGCCGATTTTCTTCTTCAGACAATTCGCTCAGGGTTTGCCCAAGGATTTTATGGATGCAGGCAGAATTGACGGCTGTGCCGAGTCTGGTATCTTTTTCCGCATCATGGTGCCGCTGATGGCTCCGGCATATGGGGCAATTGCCATCTTGCAGGCCATGAACAGCTGGAATAACTTTCTTTGGCCACTCATTGTGCTGCGGACAACGGAACAGTTTACTCTGCCGATTGGGCTGGCTTCCTTCGTTTCCCCATTGGGCAATCATTATGAGGAACTGATCTCAGGAGCCGTGCTTGCCATTGTGCCCATCTTGATTCTGTTTCTTTTCTTCCAGCGCTACTTTATCTCAGGTCTCACGGTTGGCGGGGTGAAAGGTTAA
- a CDS encoding cupin domain-containing protein, with product MYMVNIPGLVAGNFENCPVHKISVQDTNKFILLCDREQVPFTSFVEIFEVGGRTPSNEHREAYEYFYVLKGEGLAKVGSEYETPIRQGSFIIIPPGNHHDIINTGSTRLYCLTTMVPDEMFSDMIKAGPATELDEEDLAVLQALATAQ from the coding sequence ATGTATATGGTGAACATTCCAGGTCTGGTTGCTGGTAACTTTGAGAATTGTCCCGTCCACAAAATTTCCGTACAGGATACGAATAAGTTCATCCTGCTGTGCGACAGGGAGCAGGTTCCTTTCACTTCATTTGTGGAGATCTTCGAGGTTGGAGGCAGAACTCCATCCAATGAACACCGGGAAGCTTATGAATATTTTTATGTGTTAAAAGGGGAGGGGCTAGCCAAAGTTGGCAGCGAGTATGAGACTCCGATCCGCCAAGGCTCGTTTATTATCATTCCACCGGGGAACCATCACGATATTATTAACACGGGCAGCACACGTCTGTATTGTCTGACGACCATGGTACCGGACGAAATGTTCTCGGATATGATCAAAGCGGGTCCGGCCACCGAGCTTGACGAGGAGGATCTGGCCGTGCTTCAGGCGCTGGCTACCGCACAATGA